AAAGTGATTGTTCATCTCTCCATCGTTCCAAGTCTTGGCAAGCCAATTATCATTCAAGGGTTTAAATTTCTCGAGTGTTTTTTGTCTTACTTCATCACAAATATTGAGGTAATAACCAATGCTTTTGCCCTTAAATGTTTTGCTACCTTTTGCCCCCAGGCTAGATGCAGCCGTCCATTTTAACAACTCTTCTTTATTGAATTCCCGGTTTTCAAAAGTGGCTACCTGATAATAGGCTTCAGTCGCAGCCAAATGGATAATCAATGCCCCAATAGAGTTAGACCGTTCATCTTCTTGCCAGTCAATTTGTTTTTGACTTAAGTTTTTTACCGCAGAGGCTACTCTGGAACTTAAGTTGTTCAGCATAGTTATGAGCGTACCTATTTGTGGGGCATAGCCTTTGATAGAACCAATCAGGTAATTGGTAAACCTGATCCCTTTGCCTTCTATTAACAAAGCATATTTACCCTGGCGTTTTTCTGTCTCTGACGAGCTAATTGTATATTCTTTGACCCTTACTTTTTTCTCTTCTTTTGTTCCTTCGAACCACTGAGGAATGGCATTAGAGGTAACCTTGTTGTCAAA
Above is a window of Microscilla marina ATCC 23134 DNA encoding:
- a CDS encoding DinB family protein — encoded protein: MPESEKSWAGIWVRVQKKEKKIAYFDNMRDRKIRLNKWRTYMVEAEIDPSSDKIYFGGVCIGNGKFYFDNFEVLVENAQGEYQKIFIPNASFDNKVTSNAIPQWFEGTKEEKKVRVKEYTISSSETEKRQGKYALLIEGKGIRFTNYLIGSIKGYAPQIGTLITMLNNLSSRVASAVKNLSQKQIDWQEDERSNSIGALIIHLAATEAYYQVATFENREFNKEELLKWTAASSLGAKGSKTFKGKSIGYYLNICDEVRQKTLEKFKPLNDNWLAKTWNDGEMNNHFAWFHVMEHQANHLGQIYMIKKKLKQLGIE